From a single Klebsiella africana genomic region:
- the mobI gene encoding conjugative transfer protein MobI(A/C) codes for MNPIITAHQEIVIENSVRYIELLKSEATKILDEYWETWKARNQLISQTTYANGGKFMPGRFAPVFKKVGSSQKLTIVWKDFSPRFKNKIEHHGVVVKPKLGGYSVSCFKNALDWELEMILETENKIKPIRELLAEYHQRKLADIKRLEKLKRLI; via the coding sequence ATGAACCCGATAATTACGGCACATCAGGAAATCGTTATCGAAAACTCGGTTCGCTATATCGAGTTACTGAAATCAGAAGCGACAAAAATTCTGGATGAATACTGGGAGACCTGGAAGGCACGAAACCAACTGATATCCCAGACCACGTATGCAAACGGGGGGAAATTCATGCCCGGTCGATTCGCACCGGTGTTTAAAAAGGTCGGCTCATCGCAAAAGTTGACAATTGTATGGAAAGATTTTTCGCCCAGGTTCAAAAACAAAATTGAACATCATGGCGTGGTTGTTAAACCTAAACTCGGAGGATACAGCGTTAGTTGTTTTAAAAATGCCCTGGACTGGGAACTGGAGATGATCCTGGAAACAGAAAACAAAATTAAACCGATCCGTGAACTACTCGCGGAATACCATCAACGAAAACTGGCCGACATCAAAAGACTGGAAAAACTGAAGAGGTTAATATAA
- a CDS encoding conjugal transfer protein TraH yields MATDFPKVTFMKKLLLSAMFFGVFSMQQVHAANVMEGIFKGMVASTDPASVRTASRVGAVGGSFSYRQPQVNTNLVNVSFPKASVGCNGIDIFLGSFSMINGDQLVQIGRGIAQGSAVYAFNTAVSAICADCAAIIANIQDKLAALNKFAKDSCNATYEFLQNGLGTPQEFTEKIGLGGGAVDSMVSGIFPDFGSTMSQPASEVNKKNYAKDPDAFKEKYAGNIVYQGFMSIDNGNMNVGGVTELTGYKLAEQIMSLTGTLIVSWDSNGENSAITPIPPTMKAADFIKGTGSGNVKLNVCNPTPDLRSNRKAQCLEMRQDSIQFKGLSETIIETLLEIQRAVRNDTELTQDQRKLISMLGVNNIIPTLQTLSAAEGVQYINDISTIAAKNFTIELLSSVQNKMTNMTLPSEAMASFKDQLEKINQTFRNQIRSASEVQSIQNTEEKTVLAYWDMAYVKKRTYGDSGNGG; encoded by the coding sequence GTGGCTACTGATTTTCCAAAAGTAACTTTCATGAAAAAGTTACTTTTATCGGCCATGTTCTTTGGTGTGTTCTCCATGCAGCAGGTCCATGCTGCCAACGTCATGGAGGGCATATTTAAAGGTATGGTGGCTTCAACAGATCCCGCTTCCGTAAGAACGGCATCACGTGTCGGAGCTGTTGGGGGGAGTTTCTCATACCGCCAGCCTCAGGTGAATACCAACCTCGTCAATGTCAGTTTCCCGAAAGCCAGCGTCGGGTGTAACGGCATCGATATTTTCCTCGGCAGTTTCAGCATGATCAATGGTGATCAGCTTGTGCAGATTGGACGCGGTATTGCGCAGGGGTCAGCGGTATATGCTTTTAACACGGCAGTATCGGCAATCTGTGCCGATTGCGCAGCGATCATTGCCAACATTCAGGACAAGCTCGCAGCACTGAACAAATTTGCCAAAGACAGCTGTAACGCAACCTATGAGTTTTTGCAAAACGGGCTGGGTACACCTCAGGAGTTTACTGAGAAAATAGGGCTCGGCGGCGGCGCTGTTGACTCCATGGTATCAGGTATATTCCCGGATTTTGGTAGCACCATGAGTCAGCCTGCCAGTGAAGTCAACAAAAAGAACTACGCAAAAGATCCTGATGCCTTTAAAGAGAAATATGCAGGGAATATTGTTTACCAAGGATTCATGAGCATTGATAACGGCAATATGAATGTGGGGGGCGTGACTGAATTAACAGGTTACAAACTGGCCGAACAAATTATGTCGCTTACAGGAACACTTATCGTCAGCTGGGATAGTAATGGAGAAAATTCAGCGATAACACCGATCCCACCTACGATGAAAGCCGCTGATTTCATAAAGGGGACAGGGTCCGGCAACGTTAAATTAAATGTTTGTAACCCAACACCTGATTTACGCAGTAACAGGAAAGCACAGTGTCTTGAAATGCGTCAGGACTCTATACAATTTAAAGGTCTTTCTGAAACCATTATTGAAACATTACTCGAAATTCAGCGGGCTGTCAGGAATGACACTGAGTTGACGCAAGACCAACGTAAACTTATCAGTATGTTAGGTGTTAATAACATCATTCCGACTCTTCAGACCTTGTCAGCTGCTGAGGGGGTTCAATACATCAATGATATCAGTACGATCGCGGCCAAAAACTTCACAATAGAGTTGCTGAGTAGTGTGCAGAATAAAATGACGAATATGACTTTGCCTTCAGAGGCAATGGCATCGTTTAAGGACCAACTAGAAAAAATAAACCAAACCTTCAGAAACCAGATCCGCAGCGCTTCAGAGGTTCAGTCCATACAGAACACTGAGGAAAAAACGGTCCTGGCTTACTGGGATATGGCATACGTTAAAAAACGGACCTATGGCGATAGCGGGAATGGTGGCTGA
- a CDS encoding lytic transglycosylase domain-containing protein: MTRLFFGAVLFATLTVNANAAFNPPPDRPKPQNVPETVKNECLTDAARFFGIDRDLVFTLFDNEGGKIGSFVLNTNGTWDIGPMQINSSNLAEVKSHFPAITWRELAYDACASFWVGTWWLHRKIIDRKGNVFEGIADYNSKTPRVRANYIFKFMERYNRRLQRNGKMMQLNAWTGLDRVKQNPPEVTGKLANNSHQQSWQSYR; the protein is encoded by the coding sequence ATGACTAGATTATTTTTTGGAGCGGTGCTGTTCGCCACTTTAACCGTCAATGCAAATGCAGCATTCAATCCCCCACCGGATCGACCGAAGCCCCAAAATGTACCCGAAACGGTTAAAAACGAATGTTTAACTGACGCCGCGCGTTTCTTCGGGATTGACCGTGACCTTGTCTTTACTCTTTTTGATAACGAAGGTGGAAAGATTGGCTCTTTCGTCCTTAACACCAATGGCACATGGGATATTGGCCCAATGCAGATTAACTCATCAAATCTGGCTGAGGTGAAATCCCACTTCCCCGCAATTACCTGGCGTGAGCTCGCTTATGACGCCTGTGCTTCTTTTTGGGTTGGGACATGGTGGCTGCACCGGAAAATTATTGACCGTAAAGGGAACGTGTTTGAAGGTATTGCTGACTACAACAGTAAAACGCCTCGCGTAAGAGCCAACTATATTTTCAAATTTATGGAACGTTATAACCGGCGTCTGCAGCGTAACGGCAAAATGATGCAGCTCAATGCATGGACCGGTCTTGATCGTGTAAAGCAGAATCCTCCCGAGGTAACAGGTAAGCTCGCTAACAACTCTCATCAGCAATCCTGGCAATCCTATAGATAA
- a CDS encoding conjugal transfer protein TraG N-terminal domain-containing protein: MSNYTIYTIGDIDFVYTAFNGIALIFSTHGSNEWLRFAAYAAAIGLFYKSLRWVLAPTKNDVPIFSWIMGLLFYSIAVIKADVTLESVKTGEVRNIDDVPLFIASTGELTTGLLHGLITDWRAAFDPLTPVGQVTDTLDDSLTLGPMTKMVKYMEWGGESSGFCQAFPNTMSGSEKPVTFDVCRIIQSIARDCIKTTQDSEVNTPLRGVALNEIYATDLASVMNVMDSMTANSLKTASVPMVTSTGLQYASCTDAWAAVKAAFDSPQGASIMRNLGQMNQFVAPQQEDSGQQTDFIGGAATTLFGSAGQAHNITTAAFVLNQIDKGVLQYRKSLGIAADYQLFEASMKRTNAMVSQGQLWLNISGAAISFLEMFSYMVAPFALIAILFLGGEGITSAAKYLQLIVFVNMWPITAVMVNAYVKMVLNQQFDTWSSLGVQTTMNWANMGSIQETYGSYLSVASALYCMVPMLTLFLLTTSIHPMMGALKNVTPDAPANTGHVTPEVWSAGNAGKQSFGDQTHTAATATGGGMSSGGLLDSPTRMMPTLGLGSSLSDTVNAAGQHSIGTDRLSTLSSSEAFNETWTRGMQGSRTQTAGTTNQGSMRAMEDFVTGLTGNISKDVGISADALKSNVFSAVLGANGDLGMKFGGGKGGGKPALGDVMGAFVANLSARLQNNSQLSDGAKKGLLDSLSNMSKTGSGFSKDISKIASNGIENNFSDSDSYQKMAQRMQQHAQAVTNKESNAFSKTGGQASQLSMSSNLNIDGAKLSDTLSKPATAQSVGDWAQASGLSREATVGKWEAMKATLNSSNTLGDQRNGNDAFVKMMFNEAEKLTHMDAGETVAHNLGDIQKTSQMLKNAVSIMGANAGMIAPATEKLDQFVALGSGGNYASGHEQQQIAPDTSAVPTAGQVSGNVANQQGTVTGGLAQREQASQVQPTTQVGGMTANKLNEEEARGNVANTYGANIRNVHTDNDTKNLKAVDDSLPMGNTAETINKAKQTADTDAAIPKAVSKIQSIALGDPETSDINAPTQQAMRDMQSHDMPRSAESFRPSGNKEKDAKDALSQSALHAEVARNQTGEARENSLKEADAWRSAFNQISGNNYSPSDVDRVARLAVDGKNNGYENGLSDVVKNAVSKTGTTASRVPTGSADYELGGGMRDSNSRSPNLLDKGQAAREQVFDGNRTVAKTLTGAGSDRYVGDSMKLENGSSGQTLIGNMSNNMQLRQALNLADNNPGMTDDKLTRLQDAQDTAMRTVQNKLADDPRYGPEAAAAYPAFIASLPERLGTTEGKDYAKAFLDKHRKH, encoded by the coding sequence ATGAGTAATTACACTATTTATACCATTGGTGATATTGATTTTGTTTATACGGCTTTTAACGGGATCGCGCTGATTTTTTCCACTCACGGATCCAATGAATGGCTCAGATTTGCTGCATATGCAGCAGCAATTGGACTTTTTTATAAATCCCTGCGGTGGGTTCTTGCCCCCACAAAAAACGATGTCCCGATCTTCTCCTGGATAATGGGGTTGCTGTTCTATTCCATTGCCGTAATTAAAGCCGATGTAACACTGGAATCGGTTAAAACGGGGGAAGTCAGGAACATAGACGATGTTCCGTTATTTATCGCGTCAACCGGTGAACTGACAACCGGATTACTGCACGGGCTCATTACGGACTGGCGAGCAGCGTTTGACCCGCTTACGCCGGTGGGCCAGGTCACTGACACGCTCGATGACAGCCTGACGCTGGGTCCAATGACCAAAATGGTCAAATATATGGAGTGGGGTGGGGAATCCAGTGGATTCTGTCAGGCTTTCCCGAATACGATGAGCGGGAGCGAAAAACCTGTCACCTTTGATGTATGCAGAATCATCCAGTCTATTGCACGCGATTGTATTAAAACGACCCAAGACTCAGAGGTCAATACACCACTCAGAGGGGTGGCGTTGAATGAAATCTATGCCACAGATCTTGCGTCAGTAATGAACGTGATGGATTCAATGACGGCCAACAGCCTGAAGACAGCCAGCGTTCCAATGGTGACATCGACAGGTTTGCAGTATGCGTCGTGTACAGATGCCTGGGCGGCGGTTAAAGCCGCATTCGACTCGCCTCAGGGCGCGTCAATTATGCGTAATTTGGGTCAGATGAATCAGTTTGTAGCACCGCAGCAGGAGGATAGCGGCCAACAAACCGATTTTATCGGAGGTGCAGCCACCACGCTTTTTGGAAGTGCCGGTCAGGCTCACAATATCACGACTGCTGCATTTGTCCTCAACCAAATAGATAAAGGTGTGTTGCAGTATCGCAAGTCGTTGGGTATAGCGGCTGACTACCAGCTTTTCGAAGCGAGCATGAAACGTACCAACGCCATGGTCAGTCAGGGGCAACTCTGGCTGAACATCTCAGGCGCTGCAATATCGTTTCTGGAAATGTTCAGCTACATGGTTGCCCCCTTTGCCCTGATTGCGATCCTCTTCCTGGGAGGTGAAGGCATAACTTCAGCTGCAAAATACCTTCAACTGATAGTCTTCGTTAACATGTGGCCGATAACGGCGGTCATGGTCAATGCATACGTAAAAATGGTGTTAAATCAGCAGTTTGACACATGGTCATCACTGGGTGTACAGACCACTATGAACTGGGCGAATATGGGGAGTATTCAGGAGACGTACGGCAGTTACCTGTCAGTAGCTTCAGCGCTGTATTGCATGGTACCGATGCTGACGCTGTTCCTGTTGACCACCAGCATCCACCCGATGATGGGGGCGTTGAAAAATGTGACGCCGGATGCTCCTGCCAATACTGGTCATGTCACACCAGAAGTGTGGTCGGCGGGTAATGCGGGTAAACAGTCCTTTGGTGACCAGACACACACAGCAGCCACTGCAACCGGTGGAGGTATGTCATCTGGCGGGCTTCTGGATTCTCCGACCAGGATGATGCCAACGCTTGGGTTGGGGTCATCGTTAAGTGATACCGTTAACGCAGCAGGGCAGCACTCGATAGGGACCGACCGATTATCGACACTCAGCTCCAGTGAGGCATTTAATGAAACCTGGACCAGAGGAATGCAAGGCAGTCGGACACAAACTGCGGGTACGACAAACCAGGGAAGTATGAGGGCTATGGAAGATTTCGTGACCGGGCTTACCGGTAACATTTCTAAAGATGTAGGAATATCAGCAGATGCTCTTAAATCAAACGTTTTCTCTGCTGTACTCGGTGCGAATGGTGATCTTGGAATGAAATTTGGTGGAGGTAAAGGTGGGGGCAAGCCTGCGCTTGGGGACGTTATGGGGGCGTTTGTTGCAAATTTAAGCGCTCGTTTACAGAACAACTCTCAACTTTCGGACGGGGCAAAAAAAGGTCTCCTGGATAGCCTCTCTAATATGTCCAAAACCGGAAGCGGTTTTTCAAAGGACATATCAAAGATAGCGTCAAATGGCATAGAGAATAACTTCTCCGATTCTGACAGCTACCAGAAAATGGCCCAGAGGATGCAGCAACATGCCCAGGCTGTCACTAATAAAGAGAGTAATGCATTCAGTAAGACAGGTGGGCAGGCTTCCCAGCTTTCAATGAGTAGCAACCTCAACATCGACGGGGCTAAACTATCAGACACCCTGAGTAAACCAGCAACCGCACAATCTGTAGGTGACTGGGCACAGGCCTCGGGATTATCCCGTGAAGCTACAGTTGGCAAATGGGAGGCGATGAAAGCGACATTAAACAGCAGTAATACGCTGGGAGACCAGAGAAACGGTAATGATGCCTTTGTTAAAATGATGTTTAACGAAGCAGAGAAACTGACTCATATGGATGCAGGGGAGACGGTTGCACATAATCTGGGCGATATCCAGAAAACATCCCAGATGCTCAAAAATGCAGTCAGTATCATGGGGGCCAATGCCGGTATGATTGCGCCCGCGACGGAAAAACTGGATCAGTTTGTCGCACTGGGCTCCGGTGGAAACTATGCCAGCGGACATGAACAGCAGCAAATCGCACCTGACACGTCCGCAGTGCCTACTGCCGGGCAGGTTTCTGGTAATGTTGCGAATCAGCAAGGGACGGTAACTGGTGGACTCGCTCAGCGGGAGCAGGCTTCGCAAGTACAACCAACAACACAAGTTGGCGGCATGACAGCTAACAAACTTAATGAAGAAGAAGCCAGAGGAAATGTAGCTAATACCTACGGGGCTAATATCAGAAATGTCCATACAGACAATGATACTAAAAACCTTAAAGCCGTCGATGATTCGCTGCCAATGGGAAATACAGCAGAGACCATTAACAAGGCGAAACAAACGGCAGATACAGATGCAGCTATTCCCAAGGCAGTTTCAAAAATTCAAAGCATAGCTCTTGGCGATCCTGAAACCAGCGATATCAATGCCCCGACTCAGCAAGCAATGAGGGACATGCAATCGCATGATATGCCGAGAAGTGCTGAGAGTTTCCGCCCGTCCGGGAATAAAGAAAAAGATGCGAAAGACGCCTTAAGCCAGTCGGCGTTACACGCGGAAGTTGCCCGCAATCAGACCGGAGAGGCCAGAGAAAACAGTCTTAAAGAAGCTGATGCATGGCGTTCTGCATTCAACCAGATTTCAGGTAATAATTATTCACCATCCGATGTAGACCGTGTTGCTCGGTTAGCCGTGGATGGTAAAAATAATGGTTATGAAAACGGACTTTCGGACGTCGTTAAAAACGCGGTCAGCAAGACGGGCACTACGGCCAGCAGAGTACCGACTGGCTCTGCTGATTATGAGCTGGGTGGAGGTATGCGCGACAGCAACAGCAGAAGTCCGAATCTGTTAGATAAAGGGCAGGCAGCCAGAGAACAGGTGTTTGATGGTAACCGTACAGTAGCAAAAACGTTAACCGGAGCCGGTTCAGACCGTTATGTCGGTGATTCTATGAAGTTAGAAAACGGTTCATCCGGTCAAACGCTCATCGGCAACATGAGCAATAATATGCAGTTACGACAGGCGCTCAATTTAGCTGACAACAACCCGGGTATGACGGACGATAAATTAACCCGTCTTCAGGACGCGCAGGACACCGCAATGAGGACTGTCCAGAATAAACTGGCTGACGACCCACGATATGGGCCGGAAGCGGCCGCCGCTTACCCTGCGTTTATCGCCAGCCTTCCGGAAAGGCTCGGAACCACAGAAGGCAAGGATTATGCGAAAGCCTTCCTGGACAAGCACCGAAAACACTAA
- the traF gene encoding conjugal transfer protein TraF, with product MQNTKTFILKAAISSLLVLSTMSLADTQKVENTPFVSGQSLKKGFFWYNDKEPVKDEEEQPQQPLTGSPSQDKKEELKLDSRWLKENLLNLRYAAMDNPTNENLSRYYTAQRLMLDIATRFSDRTRDYFLNNPMMSEKRRQPTETVALNAHRAGLEENQQKALTSIFQKGGLFFFFQSTCAYCHEQSQILNFMQNYYHIDIMPVSIDGRPLHNGLFPRYGRATMEMIKQYAITEVPTIYLMSNDGSQATRVSTGLVSADELKNTIILAARGMNLLDEATFQNTLDIKKQYAIGDRDVLTVNKERYEQDPYLLQHIMDEKLSGYDMPTTDRVNTGISENEGGLSGY from the coding sequence ATGCAGAACACCAAAACTTTTATCCTGAAAGCCGCCATTAGTTCGTTGCTGGTGCTTTCCACTATGAGCCTGGCGGATACGCAGAAAGTTGAGAACACACCTTTTGTTTCGGGACAATCCCTGAAAAAAGGTTTCTTCTGGTATAACGATAAAGAACCGGTAAAAGATGAAGAAGAACAACCACAACAGCCATTAACGGGGTCGCCGTCTCAGGACAAAAAAGAAGAGCTTAAGCTCGATTCACGCTGGCTAAAAGAAAATCTGCTGAATCTTCGTTATGCGGCAATGGATAACCCGACCAACGAAAACCTGTCCCGCTATTATACTGCGCAACGTTTAATGCTGGATATTGCCACCCGTTTCTCTGACCGGACCCGCGACTATTTCCTTAATAACCCGATGATGTCAGAAAAACGACGACAGCCAACCGAAACTGTCGCGTTAAATGCACACCGTGCAGGACTTGAGGAAAATCAGCAAAAAGCACTTACCTCCATCTTTCAGAAAGGTGGATTGTTTTTCTTTTTCCAGAGTACCTGTGCGTACTGTCACGAGCAAAGCCAGATACTGAATTTCATGCAGAACTATTATCACATTGACATTATGCCGGTGAGTATAGACGGGCGACCTCTTCACAATGGTTTATTTCCCCGTTATGGACGGGCAACGATGGAGATGATCAAGCAATACGCCATCACAGAAGTTCCCACTATTTATCTCATGTCCAATGATGGTTCTCAGGCTACAAGAGTCAGTACCGGTCTGGTGTCCGCTGACGAACTGAAAAATACGATTATTCTTGCGGCCAGAGGTATGAACCTTCTCGACGAAGCGACATTCCAGAACACGCTCGATATTAAGAAACAATATGCCATTGGCGACAGAGATGTTCTGACCGTGAACAAAGAGCGCTATGAACAGGATCCTTATCTGCTTCAGCACATAATGGATGAAAAACTTAGCGGGTACGACATGCCAACAACCGATCGGGTTAATACCGGTATTTCAGAAAATGAAGGGGGCTTAAGTGGCTACTGA
- a CDS encoding DEAD/DEAH box helicase yields MNESSIKTENVFLFWRAIEALTPQDIDKENARDKLNPVYKVGAGSMLPWDDPEHTRKDIAPGKVWRYSAQAGVYHLSVITKMLEDKIGAHEAVPEERKSGKCRLFDIGFSEEGIPQPATFMLSLSAWSAAQILRHDRGVYALHAPLCSDVSDLPAPNDSLPLVDSGFYDFDNLTLHLMQWVDNEAYRLQEEGQKADTGWLKTLEKLVIAKLYFPEEAMDTTIVSVVKCSLTRKAKVIQEDSAKKDNKKKEAVPDDLINSFFIQELRKLDAEWRQGGGGAGFKDFIMAITRDNQQRLNIRTEEGLDFAFEKLLPTQPPAGSWPSKYPLAFSQQLAVNEIWTRNHTEPGIFAVNGPPGTGKTTLLRDVVAAVVTDRASKLVKLGDSAFKAKDSLKYNDRLIPYYSLHPSLAGSAIVIASSNNGAVENISLELPGMEAVPEDVSDRSDYFGGLATVILNRPAWGLLAARLGNKSNREQFVNTLWWGNLQKSEKGDEAPPEKFSPERGEGLKYHLNLLRPPRKVREPALTWTEAVTRFEQAQAVEEAERQQLVTSSGLTHKIEWLEEQRRVWEERKQTATLQIEECRNALQALSDRLAAMEMTLTLSSGDRDELDQRIHQHEKNKPGLLANLFSLGRISKAWWDRYQRLTDESDSLRATLTQQRQELQLAQSEKHNADNELRSLERELTQVISNGQAVCKEQEQNNTLLKQAISDLGASWPERTATDERRELSAPWLHERWRKAREDVFIAALDVHRAFIENNPVKMAANIGLAMDWLKGRKMTEKQAGLALDSLSLVVPVISSTFASMPRMFRDTGQEAIGWLLIDEAGQAQPQHAIGAIWRAKRTVLVGDPKQLEPVSGIPSTVEGALGKHYKIPSCWWPGKVSAQILADQTMNVGTYLPDPESEQIWVGCPLRVHRRCDDPMFSISNHIAYDGLMVHGKKPGLVDFPESGWLDVKGRTCEGNWVVEEGAAVEKLLLALRHQYSLTPDDVFLISPFKDCAKQLNRIAKRLGFRMDRTGTVHKTQGKEATVVILVLGGNIKSQGAKAWAAEKPNLLNVAVSRAKQRIYVIGERALWEKQPYFSTLSRALGRLDVPVSNSNPRAMSYMEEYLTTEWR; encoded by the coding sequence GTGAATGAATCATCAATAAAAACCGAAAATGTGTTCCTCTTCTGGAGAGCCATTGAAGCCTTAACCCCTCAGGATATTGATAAGGAAAATGCCCGCGACAAACTCAACCCGGTTTACAAAGTAGGCGCAGGATCCATGCTTCCCTGGGATGATCCGGAACATACCCGTAAGGATATTGCGCCTGGCAAAGTGTGGCGCTACTCCGCTCAGGCGGGGGTTTATCATCTGAGTGTGATTACCAAAATGCTGGAGGATAAAATCGGTGCCCATGAAGCGGTACCTGAAGAACGTAAATCAGGGAAATGCAGGCTTTTTGATATTGGTTTCAGTGAAGAAGGCATCCCCCAGCCAGCCACGTTCATGTTATCCCTGTCAGCATGGTCGGCGGCTCAGATACTCAGGCATGATCGCGGCGTTTATGCTCTTCATGCTCCCCTTTGCTCCGATGTGTCCGACCTGCCCGCACCAAACGACAGCCTCCCGCTGGTGGATAGCGGTTTTTACGATTTTGATAATCTGACCCTTCATCTCATGCAGTGGGTGGACAATGAGGCTTATCGATTACAGGAGGAGGGACAGAAGGCCGATACAGGATGGTTGAAGACGCTTGAGAAACTGGTCATCGCAAAACTGTATTTCCCGGAAGAAGCCATGGATACGACGATCGTCAGTGTGGTCAAGTGTTCCCTGACCAGGAAGGCGAAAGTCATCCAGGAAGACAGTGCAAAGAAAGACAATAAAAAGAAAGAAGCGGTGCCCGATGACCTCATTAACAGTTTTTTCATTCAGGAACTGCGAAAGCTCGACGCGGAGTGGAGGCAAGGAGGGGGTGGGGCCGGTTTTAAAGACTTTATCATGGCGATAACCCGGGATAACCAACAGCGCCTCAATATACGCACTGAAGAAGGCCTGGATTTTGCTTTTGAGAAACTGTTGCCCACACAGCCACCAGCTGGCTCCTGGCCTTCAAAGTACCCGCTGGCATTCAGCCAGCAGCTGGCCGTCAATGAAATCTGGACCAGAAATCACACTGAACCGGGTATTTTTGCTGTAAATGGTCCTCCGGGAACGGGGAAGACAACACTCCTGCGTGATGTGGTGGCCGCAGTCGTCACCGATCGGGCGAGTAAACTGGTTAAACTCGGAGACTCTGCATTTAAAGCCAAAGACAGCCTCAAATACAATGACAGGCTGATACCCTATTATTCGCTTCACCCGTCCCTGGCGGGGAGTGCCATCGTGATTGCATCGTCCAATAACGGAGCCGTGGAGAATATCTCACTTGAGCTCCCCGGGATGGAAGCGGTACCGGAGGATGTGTCAGATCGCAGCGATTACTTTGGCGGGCTGGCTACCGTAATACTTAACAGGCCTGCCTGGGGACTTCTGGCGGCAAGACTGGGCAATAAAAGTAACAGAGAGCAGTTCGTTAACACACTGTGGTGGGGAAATCTGCAGAAAAGTGAAAAAGGCGATGAAGCACCTCCGGAGAAGTTTTCACCCGAACGTGGGGAGGGGCTGAAATACCATCTGAATTTACTGCGACCGCCCCGGAAAGTCAGAGAGCCTGCACTGACCTGGACTGAGGCTGTCACACGTTTTGAACAGGCACAGGCGGTGGAGGAAGCCGAGCGTCAGCAACTGGTCACCAGTTCAGGGCTAACGCATAAAATTGAGTGGCTCGAAGAACAACGAAGAGTGTGGGAAGAAAGGAAGCAAACCGCAACGCTTCAGATTGAGGAATGCCGGAACGCGCTACAGGCGCTCTCTGACAGACTCGCCGCTATGGAAATGACCCTGACCCTGTCCAGTGGAGATCGGGACGAACTCGATCAGCGCATCCACCAGCATGAAAAAAATAAACCCGGCCTTCTGGCTAATCTCTTTTCGCTGGGGAGGATATCGAAGGCATGGTGGGATCGTTATCAACGGCTGACAGACGAATCAGATTCTTTGCGGGCGACGTTGACTCAGCAACGGCAGGAACTGCAGCTGGCGCAATCAGAAAAACATAATGCAGACAATGAACTCAGGAGCCTTGAGCGTGAGCTCACTCAGGTGATCAGCAACGGTCAGGCGGTCTGTAAAGAGCAGGAACAGAATAATACCTTGCTGAAGCAGGCTATATCCGATCTGGGAGCCTCCTGGCCGGAGCGGACTGCAACAGATGAACGAAGGGAGTTGTCAGCACCATGGCTTCATGAGCGCTGGAGAAAGGCGAGGGAAGATGTGTTTATCGCAGCATTAGACGTTCACCGGGCGTTTATTGAAAATAATCCTGTAAAAATGGCCGCTAATATAGGGCTTGCAATGGACTGGTTAAAAGGGCGAAAAATGACCGAAAAACAGGCGGGTCTGGCTCTCGACTCCTTATCTCTGGTCGTCCCGGTTATATCAAGCACCTTTGCGTCCATGCCCCGGATGTTCAGGGATACAGGTCAGGAAGCGATAGGCTGGTTGCTGATTGATGAAGCCGGACAGGCACAACCTCAGCATGCGATTGGGGCTATCTGGAGAGCAAAACGCACGGTTCTGGTAGGTGACCCAAAACAACTGGAGCCGGTCAGCGGTATTCCGTCCACTGTAGAGGGGGCGCTGGGAAAACATTATAAGATCCCGTCCTGCTGGTGGCCCGGAAAAGTCTCAGCACAGATACTGGCAGACCAGACGATGAACGTTGGCACCTATCTGCCCGACCCGGAGTCAGAACAGATTTGGGTGGGCTGTCCGTTACGGGTTCACCGGCGCTGTGATGACCCAATGTTCAGTATCAGTAACCATATTGCCTATGACGGGCTCATGGTCCACGGGAAAAAGCCGGGCCTGGTGGATTTCCCTGAAAGCGGATGGCTGGATGTGAAAGGGAGGACATGCGAGGGAAACTGGGTAGTGGAGGAAGGGGCGGCAGTGGAAAAGTTACTTTTGGCGTTGCGTCACCAGTATTCACTCACACCTGACGACGTGTTTCTGATCTCGCCATTCAAGGACTGCGCTAAGCAGCTTAACCGGATCGCAAAGAGGCTGGGATTCAGGATGGACAGAACGGGGACCGTACATAAAACACAGGGCAAGGAAGCTACTGTGGTTATCCTCGTGCTGGGAGGCAACATAAAAAGTCAGGGGGCGAAAGCCTGGGCGGCGGAAAAACCCAATCTTCTGAACGTCGCGGTAAGCAGGGCGAAACAACGCATTTATGTCATCGGCGAGCGTGCATTATGGGAGAAGCAACCTTACTTTTCCACGCTGTCCCGGGCACTGGGAAGGCTGGATGTGCCGGTGAGCAACAGCAACCCGCGTGCGATGTCATATATGGAAGAGTACTTAACCACTGAATGGCGCTGA